One genomic segment of Sphingorhabdus sp. M41 includes these proteins:
- a CDS encoding winged helix-turn-helix domain-containing protein, with protein MKYRFLNFELDPERFELFQNGEKVVIQPQALAILLMLVQNQGNLLPKQDMLRQLWAARTISDSALSSQIKALRRILGDDGQHQRVIETVYGRGFRFAARVETVVSPALSDRSAPLPTAEDEQAKRAGKPPVIAVLPLCKIGEMAKHSALPEALPADITTALSQLRWLFVIARASSFRFDANLPDLAKMREELGVDYVLTGWVELVAGQMLVGVELTETRHHRVVWAERYDAPLSRIHDVRAQMVRDIISAIDISISDTEAALAKLTAPDQLTAWESYHLGISAVAGVRMDLKHALSHFEVARTKAPAFSRAHAGAAYIHGLGLYHLARGGNESTAIYNMQILGEQALICDPLDPFAHLVKGRAERFSGNMDSALDHYAKAIALCPNYAEAYHSQAVILMLNGDFSASYEAARLAVKLNPNCPMRFEAESTQAYTAFQLGKNEEALALARKLAKFSQSSPLALLTAMIVFHHLGLEKEASLVHSRVASTGMQLRTDMLRTFPESAAKISAQVTRTVAHYLNRSAA; from the coding sequence ATGAAATATCGCTTTTTAAATTTCGAATTGGATCCCGAGAGATTTGAGCTGTTCCAAAATGGTGAGAAAGTGGTCATTCAACCACAGGCGCTCGCCATATTGTTGATGCTCGTGCAGAATCAGGGGAATTTGCTGCCGAAGCAGGATATGTTGCGACAATTGTGGGCCGCCAGAACCATTTCGGACAGCGCCCTATCCAGTCAGATCAAAGCCCTTCGCCGCATTTTAGGAGATGACGGTCAGCACCAGCGGGTTATCGAAACAGTTTATGGCCGGGGATTTCGTTTTGCAGCTCGTGTCGAAACAGTCGTGTCACCGGCACTATCAGATCGTTCAGCCCCCCTTCCAACAGCGGAGGACGAGCAGGCCAAGCGCGCTGGCAAACCACCAGTCATTGCAGTGCTGCCCCTCTGCAAAATAGGTGAAATGGCCAAGCACTCCGCCTTGCCCGAGGCGCTACCAGCCGACATCACAACGGCGTTGTCCCAATTGAGATGGCTGTTCGTGATCGCTCGCGCTTCTAGCTTCCGCTTTGATGCCAATCTCCCCGACCTGGCCAAAATGAGAGAAGAGCTTGGTGTGGATTATGTTCTGACCGGCTGGGTTGAGCTCGTTGCCGGTCAGATGCTGGTCGGGGTGGAGTTGACCGAAACCAGACACCATCGCGTCGTATGGGCGGAGCGCTATGATGCCCCGCTGTCAAGAATCCATGACGTGCGAGCGCAAATGGTGCGCGACATTATCAGTGCGATAGACATATCGATCAGTGACACGGAAGCAGCGCTTGCGAAACTGACAGCACCCGATCAGCTGACTGCTTGGGAATCCTACCACCTAGGGATCTCGGCCGTGGCCGGCGTCCGGATGGACCTCAAGCATGCACTCAGTCATTTTGAAGTTGCACGGACGAAAGCCCCGGCATTCTCCCGCGCCCATGCCGGCGCCGCCTACATCCATGGTTTGGGCCTATACCATCTTGCACGCGGCGGGAACGAGAGCACCGCTATTTATAACATGCAAATATTGGGCGAGCAGGCGTTGATATGCGATCCGCTTGATCCCTTCGCCCATCTTGTGAAAGGCCGCGCAGAAAGATTCAGCGGAAACATGGACAGCGCGCTGGATCATTATGCCAAGGCGATCGCATTGTGCCCCAACTACGCAGAGGCCTATCATTCACAAGCTGTGATTCTCATGTTGAATGGAGATTTTTCCGCATCCTATGAGGCGGCCCGGCTTGCTGTAAAACTTAATCCAAATTGCCCGATGCGGTTCGAGGCGGAGTCCACCCAAGCCTACACCGCCTTTCAGTTAGGCAAGAATGAAGAAGCCCTTGCACTGGCGCGCAAGCTCGCAAAATTTTCGCAAAGCAGTCCACTGGCCTTGCTCACTGCGATGATCGTGTTCCATCATTTGGGTCTCGAGAAAGAAGCAAGTCTTGTTCACTCGCGCGTGGCATCAACGGGCATGCAGTTGAGGACCGACATGCTCCGCACATTTCCGGAAAGTGCTGCAAAAATCTCTGCGCAGGTTACACGAACGGTCGCGCATTATTTAAACCGGTCTGCAGCATAG
- a CDS encoding PilZ domain-containing protein, translated as MTNMIESGISSDAASDNILADEDRRKQDRHIAMLRLAKIKTESGEGWGFIKNLSATGMMVEVHPDFELSDGISALLTEDQELAGTVRWRKKALAGIEFTTPIDIAEVLAKPNEAKHGRISRLPRIEMKHPINLYQGSRLIHGDICDISPAGICVSTDFTFEIGKNLRLSVPELLDITGTVRWQSGQRVGIVFSKRLPLDDLMVWLSTFYRAARIDTGVLEVLHKGSDTGGAVEATADCLPFQVIGHDDLGKEILIDTMYSATEALTQFKATSKFFYRVSIRNADNVELSIGTIVLQAFDEERAAAKAQSS; from the coding sequence ATGACAAATATGATCGAATCTGGTATTAGCTCGGATGCAGCGTCGGATAATATTCTGGCTGATGAAGACCGCAGAAAACAGGACCGGCATATCGCCATGCTTCGGCTTGCCAAGATCAAGACAGAATCCGGAGAAGGCTGGGGATTCATCAAAAATCTCTCGGCCACCGGCATGATGGTCGAGGTACATCCTGATTTTGAACTGAGTGACGGCATCTCTGCCCTGTTAACAGAGGACCAGGAACTGGCCGGCACCGTGCGGTGGCGGAAAAAGGCGCTGGCCGGTATCGAGTTTACCACTCCGATTGATATCGCTGAGGTGCTTGCCAAGCCCAATGAGGCAAAACACGGTCGGATTTCTCGTCTGCCACGGATCGAGATGAAGCATCCGATCAATCTTTACCAGGGATCGCGGTTAATTCATGGGGATATCTGTGACATCTCGCCCGCCGGTATCTGCGTGAGCACCGATTTTACGTTTGAGATCGGCAAGAACTTGCGGCTTTCCGTGCCCGAACTGCTGGATATTACCGGTACCGTGCGGTGGCAATCTGGCCAAAGGGTCGGGATTGTGTTCTCCAAGCGACTTCCACTGGATGATCTGATGGTCTGGCTGTCCACTTTCTATCGGGCAGCCCGTATCGACACCGGCGTGCTCGAGGTTCTCCACAAGGGTTCCGACACGGGCGGCGCGGTCGAAGCGACTGCTGATTGCCTTCCGTTTCAGGTTATCGGACATGACGATCTTGGCAAAGAGATATTGATCGATACAATGTATTCTGCGACCGAGGCACTGACCCAGTTTAAAGCCACATCTAAGTTTTTCTACCGGGTGAGCATTAGAAATGCAGACAATGTCGAGCTATCGATCGGCACTATAGTTCTGCAGGCTTTTGATGAAGAGCGTGCGGCGGCCAAGGCGCAGTCAAGCTGA